A stretch of Vigna angularis cultivar LongXiaoDou No.4 chromosome 4, ASM1680809v1, whole genome shotgun sequence DNA encodes these proteins:
- the LOC108321850 gene encoding uncharacterized protein LOC108321850: MANQDYEERQQTQELGYDPNFVPDSVKSFVVHMYRHIREKNVYEIHQMYESSFQTLSERLFKDTPWPSVDAVAHYVDNDHVFCLLYREMWFRHLYARLTPTLRQRIDSWDNYCSLFQVVLHGVVNMQLPNQWLWDMVDEFVYQFQSFCQYRAKMKNKTEQEIALLRQFDQAWNVYGVLNFLQALVEKSTIIQILEQEKEGLEQFTATDGYDYNGGSNVLKVLGYFSMVGLLRVHCLLGDYHTGIKCLLPIDISQQGVYTSVIGSHITTIYHYGFANLMLRRYVEAIREFNKILLYIFKTKQYHQKSPQYEQILKKNEQMYALLAICLSLCPQTRLVDETVNSQLREKYGEKMSRMQRYDDEAFAIYDELFSYACPKFITPSAPSFEEPLINYNQDAYRLQLKLFLYEAKQQQLLSGVRTFLKVYSTISLAKLASYMEVDEPTLRTILMTYKHKTHAVDSDGKITSNADVDFYIDEDTIHVVESKPGKRYGDYFLRQIVKLEGVINEMDGIKLD; this comes from the exons AGGACTACGAAGAGCGCCAACAAACGCAGGAGCTCGGGTACGACCCGAACTTCGTCCCGGACTCTGTGAAATCGTTCGTGGTTCACATGTACCGTCACATCCGCGAGAAGAACGTGTACGAGATCCACCAGATGTATGAGAGTTCGTTCCAGACCCTGTCGGAGCGGCTCTTCAAGGACACGCCGTGGCCCTCCGTGGACGCCGTGGCGCATTACGTGGATAACGACCACGTTTTTTGCCTACTCTACCGCGAGATGTGGTTCCGCCATCTCTACGCGCGCCTCACGCCCACGCTCCGCCAGCGCATCGACTCCTGGGACAACTACTGCAGCCTTTTCCAGGTGGTCCTCCATGGCGTCGTAAACATGCAACTCCCCAACCAGTGGCTGTGGGACATGGTCGACGAGTTCGTCTACCAGTTCCAGAGCTTCTGCCAATACCGTGCCAAGATGAAGAACAAGACCGAACAGGAGATCGCGCTCTTGCGCCAGTTCGACCAGGCCTGGAATGTGTATGGGGTTTTGAACTTCCTTCAGGCGCTGGTGGAGAAGAGTACCATTATTCAGATTctggagcaggagaaggagggGCTCGAACAGTTTACTGCCACGGATGGGTATGATTACAATGGGGGGAGTAATGTGTTGAAGGTGCTGGGGTATTTTAGTATGGTGGGGTTGCTTAGGGTTCATTGCTTGCTGGGGGATTATCATACTGGGATCAAGTGTTTGCTTCCTATTGATATTAGTCAGCAAGGGGTTTATACCAGTGTTATTGGGAGTCACATCACCACCATTTATCACTATGGTTTTGCCAATCTCATGCTCCGCAG ATATGTGGAAGCAATTCGAGAATTTAACAAAATTCTCTTGTACATCTTCAAGACAAAACAGTATCACCAGAAATCACCCCAGTATGAGCAGATACtgaagaaaaatgaacaaatgtATGCCTTGCTGGCAATTTGTCTTTCACTCTGTCCCCAAACTAGGCTTGTTGATGAAACTGTGAACTCTCAGTTACGGGAGAAGTATGGTGAGAAGATGTCTAGAATGCAGCGATATGACGATGAGGCATTTGCTATCTATGATGAGCTCTTCTCATATGCATGCCCTAAGTTCATTACCCCTTCAGCTCCTAGTTTTGAGGAGCctcttataaattataatcaggATGCCTATAGACTTCAATTAAAACTGTTCCTTTATGAAGCAAAGCAGCAACAGTTGTTATCAGGTGTTCGGACCTTCTTGAAAGTGTATTCAACAATCTCCCTTGCAAAACTTGCGAGTTATATGGAAGTGGATGAACCCACCTTAAG GACTATCTTGATGACATACAAGCACAAGACACATGCTGTTGATAGTGATGGGAAAATTACATCCAATGCCGATGTAGATTTCTATATTGATGAG GACACAATTCATGTTGTGGAGTCCAAGCCTGGGAAACGTTATGGTGATTACTTTTTGCGTCAGATTGTCAAG CTTGAAGGGGTGATCAATGAGATGGACGGTATAAAGCTGGATTGA
- the LOC108321846 gene encoding aspartate aminotransferase 1 encodes MRPPVILKTTSLSDSYTSPCDRRLNTLARHFITVLQPMASNDGISASPTAASDSVFNHLVRAPEDPILGVTVAYNKDPSPVKLNLGVGAYRTEEGKPLVLNVVRKVEQLLINDLSRNKEYLPIVGLADFNKLSAKLIFGADSPAIQENRVTTVQCLSGTGSLRVGGEFLAKHYHQRTIYLPAPTWGNHHKVFNLAGLSVNTYRYYAPATRGLDFEGLLEDLGSAPSGSIVLLHACAHNPTGVDPTLEQWEQIRQLIRLKALLPFFDSAYQGFASGSLDADAQPVRLFVADGGELLVAQSYAKNLGLYGERVGALSIVCKSADVASRVESQLKLVIRPMYSNPPIHGASIVAAILKDGDLFNEWTIELKGMADRIISMRQQLFDALRSRGTPGDWSHIIKQIGMFTFTGLNAEQVSFMTNEYHIYMTSDGRISMAGLSSKTVPHLADAIHAAVTGGV; translated from the exons ATGCGCCCACCGGTTATTCTCAAAACTACCTCTCTCTCTGATTCTTATACCTCTCCCTGTGATCGCAGACTCAACACTCTCGCCAGACATTTCATTACCGTTCTTCAACCAATGGCTTCTAACGATGGCATCTCCGCTTCGCCAACCGCTGCTTCTGATTCCGTCTTCAACCACCTCGTTCGTGCGCCTGAAGATCCTATCCTCGGG GTGACGGTTGCGTATAACAAAGATCCGAGTCCAGTTAAGCTCAACTTGGGCGTTGGTGCTTACCGAACTGAG GAAGGAAAACCTCTTGTTTTGAATGTAGTGAGGAAGGTTGAGCAGCTACTCATAAATGACTT GTCACGCAATAAGGAATATCTTCCAATTGTTGGGCTTGctgattttaataaattgagTGCTAAGCTTATTTTTGGGGCTGACAg CCCTGCTATTCAAGAGAACAGGGTTACCACTGTACAATGCTTATCTGGGACCGGTTCATTAAGAGTTGGGGGTGAATTTTTGGCTAAACACTACCACCAA CGGACTATATACTTGCCAGCACCAACCTGGGGCAATCACCACAAGGTTTTCAACTTAGCGGGGTTATCTGTCAATACATATCGCTACTATGCTCCAGCAACACGGGGGCTTGACTTTGAAG GACTTCTAGAAGATCTTGGTTCTGCTCCATCTGGATCTATTGTTTTGCTACATGCATGCGCACATAACCCAACTGGTGTTGATCCAACCCTCGAGCAATGGGAGCAGATTAGGCAGCTAATAAGATTAAAAGCTTTGTTACCTTTCTTTGACAGTGCTTATCAG GGTTTTGCTAGCGGCAGTCTAGATGCAGATGCCCAACCTGTTCGTTTGTTTGTTGCTGATGGGGGTGAATTGCTGGTAGCACAAAGTTATGCAAAGAATCTGGGTCTTTATGGAGAACGTGTTGGAGCCTTAAGCATT GTATGCAAGTCAGCTGATGTTGCAAGCAGGGTTGAGAGCCAGCTGAAACTCGTGATTAGGCCCATGTACTCGAATCCTCCCATTCACGGTGCATCCATTGTAGCTGCCATTCTCAAGGACGG AGATTTGTTCAATGAGTGGACTATCGAGTTGAAAGGAATGGCTGATCGAATTATCAGTATGCGCCAACAACTTTTTGATGCTTTACGTTCCAGAG GAACACCTGGTGATTGGAGTCACATTATCAAACAAATTGGCATGTTTACTTTCACAGGATTGAATGCTGAACAAGTTTCCTTCATGACTAATGAGTATCATATATACATGACATCTGATGG GAGGATTAGTATGGCCGGTCTAAGTTCCAAAACGGTCCCACATCTGGCTGATGCGATCCATGCAGCTGTAACCGGCGGCGTCTAA
- the LOC108321847 gene encoding transcription factor MYB3R-1 yields the protein MEGERTIPAVDGVTDGVQKIRALHGRTTGPTRRSTKGQWTPEEDETLRKAVQRFKGKNWKKIAECFKDRTDVQCLHRWQKVLNPELVKGPWSKEEDEIIIDLVNRYGPKKWSTIAQKLPGRIGKQCRERWHNHLNPTINKEAWTQEEELALIRAHQIYGNKWAELAKILPGRTDNAIKNHWNSSVKKKLDSYLASGLLTQLQNVPLAGNPNQPIASVSSRLQQSGEDNGPRGTEGEEVSQCSQESANAGYFSSARDMNSVALRTGEEYRPNEEPSQASCSEPYYVSLDEVTVSLPDMADQEICVEQKYSHNPGNSNNGEGQLDLIDLTNISSLDFGQESSQFQNDCMMNVPFQTSVGLGVATTMQPTSIDSVKPEHMLMSDDECCRILFSEAISDGCFSSEDYNKCVNMVDLLEGPSFLYQSSLPSVPSVVSSTGDRLMYTAEANQLVGSEDQQFVSRTQDNIIYASELSSPPCIRRIDNTEMQEPSDVVKDDSKLVPVNSFGCGSDAKSTSYVHTEQDTGALCYEPPRFPSLDIPFLSCDLIQSGGDMQQEFSPLGIRQFMMSSMNCLTPFRLWDSPSRDDSPDALLKSAAKTFTSTPSILKKRNRDLLSPLSDKRIDKKLEIEMTSTLIKNFSRLDVMFDDNEAQGADLIPPSSMPKRDSGTSVEDDKENCGQAVKVESVGEKNKHAILDDKKSEKDSGDGSSQEKIKQEPVSVDSAIDNDGSAAEEIVQQPSGVLVEHDVNDLLMYSPDQVNLKSERVLSLSARTKKNPCSRINSPSVWLKEHERLSVAVTCIHSVSSSGPGENSGDHTGNDGGLETCSIFGGTPFRKSIESPSAWKSPWFINTLLSSPRIDTEITIEDFGYFMSPGDRSYDAIGLMKQINEQTAAQYASAHEILGNETPKALPKGKSRNDGDEDQEDIDPNNQRGDCSQSASSALMERRVLDFSECGTPVKGDSSKSSAMSFSSPTSYLLKGCR from the exons ATGGAAGGTGAGAGGACAATCCCTGCTGTAGATGGGGTGACAGATGGCGTTCAGAAAATTAGAGCTCTGCACGG GAGGACTACTGGCCCAACCAGGCGCTCTACAAAAGGACAATGGACACCTGAAGAG GACGAGACTTTGCGGAAGGCTGTCCAGCGTTTTAAAGGAAAGAACTGGAAAAAAATAG CGGAGTGTTTCAAGGATAGAACTGATGTGCAATGCTTGCATAGGTGGCAGAAAGTCTTAAATCCTGAACTTGTCAAAGGTCCATGGTCTAAGGAG GAGGATGAAATCATTATTGATTTGGTGAATCGATATGGGCCCAAGAAGTGGTCTACTATCGCACAGAAGTTACCTGGACGCATTGGTAAGCAATGTCGAGAAAG GTGGCATAATCATCTTAATCCTACCATAAATAAGGAAGCATGGACTCAGGAAGAGGAGTTGGCTCTCATACGTGCGCATCAGATTTATGGGAACAAATGGGCAGAATTAGCGAAGATATTACCTGGAAG GACAGACAATGCTATAAAAAACCATTGGAACAGTTCCGTAAAAAAGAAATTGGATTCTTACTTGGCATCAGGCTTGCTTACTCAGTTACAAAATGTACCACTTGCTGGAAATCCGAATCAACCTATTGCTTCCGTCTCTTCGAGGTTGCAGCAGAGTGGAGAAGATAATGGTCCAAGGGGTACTGAAGGAGAGGAAGTTTCACAGTGTAGCCAGGAGTCGGCTAATGCCGGTTACTTTTCATCAGCCAGAGATATGAACAGTGTTGCTTTACGTACTGGAGAGGAATACAGGCCAAATGAAGAGCCTAGTCAAGCATCCTGTTCAGAGCCATATTACGTGTCTCTGGATGAAGTAACTGTATCCCTTCCAGACATGGCTGACCAAGAGATTTGCGTTGAACAGAAATATTCACACAACCCTGGAAATTCCAATAACGGGGAAGGCCAACTTGATTTAATTGACTTGACCAATATTTCCTCACTGGACTTTGGGCAGGAATCATCACAGTTCCAAAATGATTGCATGATGAATGTTCCGTTTCAGACTTCGGTGGGGTTAGGTGTCGCAACAACCATGCAACCGACATCTATAGACTCTGTTAAACCCGAACACATGTTGATGTCAGACGATGAATGTTGCAGAATCCTATTTTCAGAAGCAATAAGCGATGGATGTTTTTCTTCTGAAGATTATAATAAATGTGTAAATATGGTTGATTTATTAGAAGGCCCCTCATTTCTTTATCAGTCATCATTACCATCTGTCCCCTCAGTTGTTTCTTCTACTGGAGATAGGTTGATGTATACGGCCGAAGCCAATCAGTTGGTTGGCTCTGAGGATCAGCAGTTTGTCTCCAGAACGCAGGATAACATAATTTATGCCAGTGAATTGTCCAGTCCTCCTTGTATCCGTAGGATAGACAACACTGAAATGCAAGAGCCATCGGACGTTGTCAAAGATGATTCAAAATTGGTCCCTGTAAATAGTTTTGGCTGTGGATCAGATGCAAAGTCAACTTCATATGTGCATACAGAACAGGACACAGGTGCTCTATGTTATGAACCTCCCCGCTTCCCAAGCTTGGACATTCCTTTCTTAAGCTGTGATCTTATACAGTCAGGGGGCGATATGCAGCAAGAATTCAGTCCCCTTGGTATCCGCCAATTTATGATGTCTTCTATGAACTGTCTAACTCCTTTTAGATTATGGGACTCTCCTTCTCGGGATGATAGCCCAGATGCTTTGTTAAAAAGTGCTGCTAAAACGTTTACAAGTACACCATCTATATTAAAGAAACGAAACCGAGATCTCTTATCTCCATTGTCGGATAAAAGAATTGACAAGAAACTTGAGATTGAAATGACATCAACCTTGATAAAAAACTTTTCCCGATTGGATGTCATGTTTGATGACAATGAGGCTCAGGGAGCAGATTTGATTCCTCCATCTTCAATGCCGAAAAGGGACTCTGGTACCTCTGTTGAAGATGATAAAGAGAATTGTGGACAAGCTGTTAAAGTGGAATCAGTAGGGGAGAAAAATAAGCATGCTATTTTGGACGACAAAAAATCTGAAAAAGATTCAGGTGATGGTAGTTCTCAGGAAAAAATTAAGCAGGAACCTGTTTCTGTTGATTCTGCGATCGATAATGATGGTAGCGCTGCCGAGGAGATT GTCCAACAACCGTCTGGAGTTTTGGTTGAGCATGATGTGAATGACCTATTAATGTATTCACCAGATCAagtaaatttgaaatcagaaaGAGTTCTTAGTTTAAGTGCGAGAACTAAAAAAAATCCATGCTCAAGGATTAATTCACCATCTGTTTGGTTAAAGGAGCATGAAAGACTTTCAGTTGCCGTTACTTGTATACATTCTGTCAGTTCATCAGGCCCGGGGGAGAATTCGGGTGATCACACTGGAAATGATGGTGGTCTGGAAACATGTAGCAT ATTTGGTGGAACACCATTTAGGAAAAGCATTGAGTCGCCTTCAGCATGGAAATCTCCTTGGTTCATCAACACTTTGTTGTCCAGCCCCAGGATTGATACTGAAATTACAATTGAG GATTTTGGGTACTTTATGAGCCCTGGTGACAGAAGCTACGATGCAATCGGGTTGATGAAACAGATCAATGAACAGACTGCTGCTCAGTATGCCAGTGCTCATGAGATCTTAGGAAATGAAACTCCTAAGGCGTTACCTAAAGGTAAGTCCAGAAACGATGGGGATGAAGACCAGGAAGATATCGATCCTAATAATCAGCGTGGGGACTGTTCTCAGTCAGCTTCAAGTGCCTTG ATGGAACGACGTGTGCTTGACTTTAGTGAATGTGGAACTCCGGTCAAAGGTGATAGCAGCAAATCCTCAGCTATGAGCTTCTCAAGCCCAACTTCGTATTTGTTGAAGGGCTGTAGATAA